In the genome of Bradyrhizobium arachidis, one region contains:
- the dprA gene encoding DNA-processing protein DprA, which yields MDAINPSVELTEAERTDRLRLIRSDNVGPRTFRSLLDHFGSARAALERLPDLARRGGAQRSGRICSADEAKAELAASRKFGIAWLAPGEDGYPARLAMIDDAPPLLAVRGDDASLMRPMIAIVGSRNSSGAGLKFAGQLARELGEAGFIIISGLARGVDQAAHRASVESGTIAVLAGGHDRIYPPEHGDLLTAILDQSGAAISEMPLGHEPRARDFPRRNRLISGAALGVIVVEAAHRSGSLITARMAAEQGREVFAVPGSPLDPRAAGTNDLIKQGATLVTEAADIINAVQPIMERPLMSPASEPDSEPFESDPQGHDRDQITGLLGPAPISIDDLVRMSGASPAIVRTVLLELELAGRLERHGGGLVSLL from the coding sequence GTGGACGCCATCAATCCCAGCGTGGAGCTGACTGAAGCCGAGCGGACTGACCGCCTGCGGCTGATCCGCTCCGACAATGTCGGGCCGCGCACCTTCCGTTCGCTGCTCGATCATTTCGGCAGTGCGCGCGCCGCGCTGGAGCGGCTGCCTGATCTGGCGCGCCGCGGCGGGGCGCAGCGGTCGGGACGCATCTGCAGCGCGGATGAGGCAAAGGCCGAGCTCGCCGCGAGCCGCAAATTCGGCATTGCCTGGCTCGCGCCCGGCGAGGACGGCTATCCGGCGCGGCTGGCGATGATCGACGATGCACCGCCTCTGCTCGCCGTGCGCGGCGATGACGCAAGCTTGATGCGCCCGATGATAGCCATCGTCGGCTCGCGCAACTCGTCCGGTGCAGGTCTGAAATTCGCCGGCCAGCTTGCGCGCGAGCTCGGCGAAGCCGGCTTCATCATCATCTCGGGGCTCGCGCGCGGCGTCGACCAGGCCGCGCACCGCGCGAGCGTCGAGAGCGGCACGATCGCCGTGCTCGCCGGCGGCCATGACCGCATCTATCCGCCCGAGCATGGCGACCTACTCACGGCGATCCTCGACCAGAGCGGCGCAGCGATCTCGGAGATGCCACTCGGTCACGAGCCGCGCGCCCGCGACTTTCCCCGCCGCAACCGGCTGATCTCGGGCGCCGCGCTCGGCGTGATCGTGGTGGAGGCGGCGCACCGCTCGGGCTCGCTGATCACCGCGCGCATGGCGGCCGAACAGGGCCGCGAGGTGTTCGCCGTCCCCGGCTCGCCGCTCGATCCGCGTGCCGCCGGCACCAACGATTTGATCAAGCAGGGCGCAACCCTCGTCACCGAGGCTGCCGACATCATCAACGCGGTTCAGCCGATCATGGAGCGGCCGCTGATGAGTCCTGCGAGCGAGCCGGACAGCGAGCCGTTCGAGAGCGATCCACAAGGCCATGACCGCGACCAGATCACCGGCCTGCTCGGCCCGGCGCCGATCTCGATCGACGATCTCGTGCGGATGTCCGGCGCCTCGCCTGCAATCGTGCGCACCGTACTGCTGGAGCTCGAGCTCGCGGGGCGGCTCGAGCGCCATGGGGGTGGTCTCGTTTCGCTTCTTTAG
- a CDS encoding winged helix-turn-helix transcriptional regulator, producing the protein MVKRTSFAGDACPIARSLEAIGDWWSLLIIREALFGLRRFGEFQRKLGMAKNILSVRLQSLVDHGILATAPASDGSAYQEYVLTPKGRGVFPVLVALRQWSEEFDDHPEEIATILVDREKGRPVKKLEMRAEDGRLLSPADTRLKPRPAPRRRSA; encoded by the coding sequence ATGGTCAAACGAACCAGCTTTGCGGGGGATGCCTGCCCGATCGCACGGTCGCTGGAGGCGATCGGCGACTGGTGGTCGCTGCTGATCATCCGCGAGGCGCTGTTCGGCCTGCGCCGCTTCGGCGAATTTCAGCGCAAGCTCGGCATGGCCAAGAACATCTTGTCGGTGCGGCTACAGTCGCTGGTCGACCACGGCATTCTCGCCACCGCCCCCGCCTCCGACGGCAGCGCCTATCAAGAGTATGTGCTGACGCCGAAGGGCCGCGGCGTCTTCCCGGTCCTCGTCGCGCTGCGCCAATGGAGCGAGGAGTTCGACGACCATCCCGAAGAGATCGCAACCATCCTGGTCGACCGCGAGAAAGGCCGCCCGGTGAAGAAACTCGAAATGCGCGCCGAGGACGGCCGCCTGCTCAGCCCCGCGGACACTAGGCTGAAGCCGCGGCCGGCGCCGCGAAGGCGGTCAGCCTGA
- the topA gene encoding type I DNA topoisomerase yields MNIVIVESPAKAKTINKYLGSSYEVLASFGHVRDLPAKNGSVDPDANFKMIWEVDPKAAGRLNDIAKSLKGADRLILATDPDREGEAISWHVLEVMKEKRALKDQKIERVVFNAITKQAVSEAMKNPREIDGALVDAYMARRALDYLVGFTLSPVLWRKLPGARSAGRVQSVALRLVCDRELEIEKFVPREYWSLIATLLTPRGDAFEARLVGADGKKIQRLDIGTGAEAEDFKKALELASYAVTAVDAKPARRNPQAPFTTSTLQQEASRKYGFAPAHTMRIAQRLYEGIDIGGETTGLITYMRTDGVQIAPEAITQARKVIGEDYGNAYVPDAPRQYQAKAKNAQEAHEAIRPTDLSRRPDSMSRKLDADQARLYELIWKRTIASQMESAELERTTVDITAKAGGRTLELRATGQVVKFDGFLALYQEGRDDEEDEDSRRLPAMSPNDALKRQSLAVTQHFTEPPPRFSEASLVKRMEELGIGRPSTYASILQVLKDRGYVKLEKKRLHGEDKGRVVVAFLESFFARYVEYDFTASLEEQLDRISNNEISWQQVLKDFWTGFIGAVDDIKDLRVAQVLDVLDDMLGQHIYPPRADGGDIRQCPSCGSGRLNLKAGKFGAFVGCSNYPECRYTRQLAADSETTADRSLGQDPDTGRDVWVKAGRFGPYIQLGEQKDYEEGEKPKRAGIPKGTSPGDVDLELALKLLSLPREIGKHPETGQPITAGLGRFGPFVKHEKTYASLEGGDEVFDIGLNRAVTLIAEKVAKGPSRRFGADPGKAIGDHPTLGTITVKSGRYGAYVTAGGINATIPAEIEKDAITLPQAIALIDERAAKGGGKAKAKKAAKPAKAKKTTEKATDGEDAAPKKKPAAKKAAAKSKTESTSKARAAVSSTAKTSPTKTAAAKAPAKKSAGKT; encoded by the coding sequence ATGAATATCGTCATTGTGGAGTCGCCGGCGAAAGCCAAGACGATCAACAAGTATCTGGGCTCGTCCTACGAGGTTCTGGCCTCGTTCGGCCATGTCCGCGACCTGCCCGCGAAGAACGGCTCCGTCGATCCCGACGCCAATTTCAAGATGATCTGGGAGGTCGACCCCAAGGCGGCCGGCCGGCTCAACGATATCGCCAAATCCCTGAAGGGCGCCGACCGCCTGATTCTCGCCACCGACCCTGATCGCGAGGGCGAGGCCATCTCCTGGCACGTGCTGGAGGTGATGAAGGAGAAGCGCGCGCTGAAGGATCAGAAGATCGAGCGCGTGGTGTTCAACGCCATCACCAAGCAGGCGGTCTCGGAGGCGATGAAGAACCCGCGCGAGATCGACGGCGCGCTGGTCGATGCCTATATGGCGCGCCGCGCGCTGGACTATCTCGTCGGCTTCACCCTCTCCCCCGTGCTGTGGCGCAAGCTGCCGGGCGCCCGCTCGGCCGGCCGCGTGCAGTCGGTGGCGCTGCGCCTCGTCTGCGACCGCGAGCTCGAGATCGAGAAATTCGTGCCGCGCGAGTACTGGTCGCTGATCGCGACCCTGCTCACCCCGCGCGGCGACGCCTTCGAGGCGCGCCTCGTCGGCGCCGACGGCAAGAAGATCCAGCGTCTCGACATCGGCACCGGCGCGGAAGCCGAGGACTTCAAGAAGGCGCTGGAACTGGCGAGCTACGCCGTCACCGCGGTCGATGCCAAGCCGGCCCGGCGCAATCCGCAGGCGCCCTTCACTACCTCGACGCTGCAGCAGGAAGCCAGCCGCAAATACGGCTTTGCGCCGGCGCACACCATGCGCATCGCCCAGCGCCTCTATGAAGGCATCGACATCGGCGGCGAGACCACCGGACTCATTACTTATATGCGTACCGACGGCGTGCAGATCGCCCCGGAGGCGATCACCCAGGCGCGCAAGGTGATCGGCGAGGATTACGGCAACGCCTACGTGCCGGATGCCCCGCGCCAGTACCAGGCCAAGGCCAAGAACGCCCAGGAAGCGCACGAAGCGATCCGCCCGACCGACCTCTCCCGCCGCCCCGACAGCATGAGCCGCAAGCTCGATGCCGACCAGGCCAGGCTCTATGAGCTGATCTGGAAGCGCACCATTGCCAGCCAGATGGAATCGGCCGAGCTGGAGCGCACCACGGTCGACATCACGGCGAAGGCTGGCGGCCGCACGCTGGAGCTGCGCGCCACCGGCCAGGTCGTCAAGTTCGACGGCTTCCTCGCACTGTACCAGGAAGGCCGCGACGACGAGGAGGACGAAGACTCCCGCCGCCTGCCGGCCATGAGCCCGAACGACGCCCTGAAGCGGCAGTCGCTCGCCGTCACCCAGCACTTCACCGAGCCGCCGCCGCGCTTCTCGGAAGCATCCCTCGTCAAACGCATGGAAGAGTTAGGCATCGGCCGGCCCTCGACCTACGCCTCGATCCTCCAGGTCCTCAAAGACCGCGGCTACGTCAAGCTGGAGAAGAAGCGCCTGCACGGCGAGGACAAGGGCCGCGTCGTGGTCGCGTTCCTCGAAAGCTTCTTCGCGCGCTACGTCGAATACGACTTCACGGCCAGCCTCGAAGAGCAGCTCGACCGCATCTCCAACAACGAGATCTCCTGGCAGCAGGTGCTGAAGGATTTCTGGACCGGCTTCATCGGCGCCGTCGACGATATCAAGGATCTGCGCGTCGCGCAGGTACTCGACGTGCTCGACGACATGCTGGGCCAGCACATCTATCCGCCTCGCGCGGACGGTGGCGATATCAGGCAGTGCCCGAGCTGCGGCAGCGGCCGGCTGAACCTGAAGGCTGGCAAGTTCGGCGCCTTTGTCGGCTGCTCGAACTATCCGGAATGCCGCTACACCCGTCAGCTCGCCGCCGACAGCGAGACCACCGCCGACCGTTCGCTCGGCCAGGATCCCGATACGGGCCGCGATGTCTGGGTCAAGGCTGGCCGCTTCGGCCCCTATATCCAGCTCGGCGAGCAGAAGGATTATGAGGAAGGCGAGAAGCCGAAGCGCGCCGGCATCCCGAAGGGCACCTCGCCCGGCGATGTCGACCTCGAGCTTGCGCTGAAGCTGTTGTCGCTGCCGCGCGAGATCGGCAAGCATCCGGAGACCGGCCAGCCGATCACGGCCGGCCTCGGCCGCTTCGGGCCGTTCGTGAAGCACGAGAAGACCTATGCCAGCCTCGAGGGCGGCGACGAGGTCTTCGACATCGGCCTCAACCGGGCGGTCACGCTGATTGCCGAGAAGGTCGCCAAGGGCCCGAGCCGGCGCTTCGGCGCCGATCCCGGCAAGGCGATCGGCGATCACCCGACGCTCGGCACGATCACCGTGAAGAGCGGCCGTTACGGTGCCTATGTCACCGCAGGCGGCATCAACGCGACGATCCCGGCCGAGATCGAGAAGGACGCGATCACGCTGCCGCAGGCAATCGCTCTGATCGACGAGCGCGCCGCCAAGGGCGGCGGCAAGGCGAAAGCCAAGAAGGCGGCCAAGCCGGCTAAGGCCAAGAAGACCACAGAGAAGGCCACGGACGGCGAGGACGCCGCGCCGAAGAAGAAGCCGGCCGCGAAGAAAGCCGCGGCCAAATCCAAAACCGAATCCACCAGCAAGGCGCGCGCTGCCGTGTCGTCGACCGCCAAAACGTCGCCGACCAAGACCGCCGCCGCCAAGGCTCCGGCCAAGAAGAGTGCCGGCAAGACTTAG
- a CDS encoding amidase: MISLADLQRRIEAGELSPDAAIAQSLAAIESKEKDVRAFVRYDKAAKAQAAGPLRGIAVGIKDIIDTANFPTEMGSEIYRGWQPRSDAPVVMMLKRAGATIIGKTTTTAFASRDPTPTLNPHNLGHSPGGSSSGSAAAVGAGMIPLALGTQTGGSVIRPAAYCGTAAIKPSFRMLPTVGVKCYSWALDTVGLFGARAEDLARGLLAITGRSEFSGIVPAKSPRIGVVRQEFAGAVEPAAEEGLQAAIKAAEKAGASVQNIDLPEAVQEAWRIHPVIQEFEAHRALAWEFTERHDEIAPMLRASLDASVGLTPKDYDEARRISRRGRRELGELFEDVDVLLTYSAPGTPPAKELATTGDPRYNRLWTLMGNPCVNVPVLKAGGLPIGVQVIARFGNDPGALAAAWFLENALVKSG; the protein is encoded by the coding sequence ATGATCTCACTCGCCGACCTCCAGCGCCGCATCGAAGCGGGGGAACTTTCGCCCGACGCCGCCATCGCCCAGTCGCTCGCGGCGATCGAGAGCAAGGAGAAGGACGTCCGCGCCTTCGTCCGCTACGACAAGGCCGCGAAGGCGCAAGCCGCCGGCCCGCTGCGCGGGATTGCGGTCGGGATCAAGGACATCATCGACACCGCGAATTTCCCGACCGAGATGGGCTCGGAGATCTATCGCGGCTGGCAGCCGCGCTCGGACGCGCCTGTCGTGATGATGCTGAAGCGGGCAGGCGCCACCATCATCGGCAAGACCACGACGACCGCGTTTGCCTCGCGCGATCCGACGCCGACGCTCAATCCGCACAATCTCGGCCATTCGCCGGGCGGCTCGTCCTCCGGCTCGGCGGCAGCCGTCGGCGCCGGCATGATCCCGCTGGCGCTGGGCACCCAGACCGGCGGCTCGGTGATCCGGCCCGCGGCCTATTGCGGCACGGCCGCGATCAAGCCGTCGTTCCGGATGCTGCCGACGGTCGGCGTGAAGTGCTATTCGTGGGCGCTGGACACGGTCGGCCTGTTCGGTGCGCGCGCGGAGGACCTTGCGCGCGGACTGCTCGCCATCACGGGCCGCAGCGAGTTCTCCGGCATTGTGCCGGCGAAGTCGCCGCGTATCGGCGTGGTCAGGCAGGAGTTCGCGGGCGCGGTCGAGCCGGCCGCCGAAGAGGGGCTGCAAGCCGCGATCAAGGCGGCCGAGAAGGCCGGCGCCAGCGTGCAGAACATCGACCTACCTGAAGCGGTGCAGGAGGCCTGGCGCATCCATCCGGTGATCCAGGAGTTCGAGGCGCATCGCGCGCTCGCCTGGGAATTTACCGAGCGCCACGACGAGATCGCGCCGATGCTGCGCGCCAGCCTCGATGCGTCGGTCGGGCTGACGCCAAAGGACTATGACGAGGCCAGGCGGATCAGCCGCCGCGGCCGCCGCGAGCTCGGCGAATTGTTCGAGGACGTCGATGTGCTGCTGACCTATTCGGCGCCGGGCACGCCGCCGGCCAAGGAGCTCGCGACCACGGGCGATCCCCGTTACAACCGGCTCTGGACGCTGATGGGCAATCCTTGCGTCAACGTGCCGGTGCTGAAGGCGGGTGGCCTGCCGATCGGCGTGCAGGTGATCGCGCGTTTCGGCAACGACCCGGGCGCGCTGGCCGCGGCGTGGTTCCTGGAGAACGCGCTGGTGAAATCAGGCTAG
- a CDS encoding glucose 1-dehydrogenase, with the protein MRLKNKTALITGGNSGIGLATAKLFVAEGAKVVITGRNKETLEAAAKELGPNALALVADATDVAATEAAIKKGADKFGKFDIVFANAGIPGGTPLGSATLEVFEKVISTNLTGVFFTVQSALPYLNDNASIILNGSVISVLGIPGYSAYGAAKAGVRAMARIMASELSPRGIRVNVVAPGAIRTPIWGAAIATPEAEKAFEKRIALSTPLGRIGEPDHISKTVLFLASDDAAHIQGQEIFVDGGAVASPSGAPIYRG; encoded by the coding sequence GTGAGACTGAAGAACAAGACGGCACTCATTACTGGCGGCAATAGCGGCATCGGACTTGCGACGGCAAAGCTGTTCGTGGCCGAGGGTGCGAAAGTGGTCATCACCGGGCGCAACAAGGAGACGTTGGAGGCTGCGGCGAAGGAACTCGGCCCGAACGCGCTTGCGCTCGTCGCCGATGCCACCGACGTCGCCGCGACGGAAGCCGCGATCAAGAAGGGCGCCGACAAGTTCGGCAAGTTCGACATTGTGTTCGCCAATGCCGGCATTCCCGGCGGCACGCCGCTGGGTTCGGCGACGCTCGAGGTGTTCGAGAAGGTCATCAGCACGAACCTCACCGGCGTGTTCTTCACCGTGCAGTCGGCGCTGCCTTATCTCAACGACAACGCCTCGATCATCCTCAACGGCTCGGTGATCTCCGTGCTGGGCATTCCCGGCTACTCCGCCTACGGCGCCGCCAAGGCCGGCGTGCGCGCGATGGCGCGCATCATGGCGTCGGAACTGTCGCCGCGCGGCATCCGCGTCAACGTCGTCGCGCCCGGCGCGATCCGCACGCCGATCTGGGGCGCGGCGATCGCAACGCCTGAAGCGGAAAAAGCATTCGAGAAGCGCATTGCGCTGTCGACGCCGCTGGGGCGCATTGGTGAACCAGATCACATTTCGAAGACGGTGCTGTTCCTCGCCTCCGATGATGCCGCGCACATCCAGGGCCAGGAGATCTTCGTCGACGGCGGCGCAGTGGCCTCGCCGAGCGGCGCGCCGATCTATCGTGGTTGA
- a CDS encoding flavodoxin family protein yields MPLLAIVYFSITGTTEKLAHAVARGADGIADVALCRITGDDIVSGRFQNESLFETIDHASAVAFGSPTYMGGAAAQFKAFADASSDRWSQQRWTNKIAGGFTTGACASGDQLHTLTYFSILAAQHGMLWCGLDIPGGEDPGGRNRLGSQLGLATHLIDDDLPPSDLSTAEYLGRRLAKMASRNC; encoded by the coding sequence ATGCCTCTGCTCGCCATCGTCTATTTCTCCATCACCGGCACCACCGAGAAGCTCGCGCATGCGGTGGCGCGTGGAGCGGATGGCATAGCGGACGTCGCGCTTTGTCGCATCACGGGCGACGACATCGTGTCAGGCCGCTTCCAGAATGAAAGCCTATTTGAAACGATCGACCACGCCAGCGCAGTTGCATTTGGTAGCCCGACCTACATGGGCGGAGCCGCGGCTCAATTCAAAGCCTTCGCAGACGCTTCAAGTGACCGCTGGAGCCAGCAGCGTTGGACCAACAAGATCGCAGGCGGCTTCACGACGGGTGCCTGCGCGAGCGGCGATCAACTGCACACGCTGACCTACTTTTCCATTCTGGCTGCGCAGCACGGCATGCTCTGGTGCGGACTGGATATTCCGGGCGGAGAGGATCCTGGCGGCCGTAATCGTTTGGGCAGCCAACTCGGCCTGGCGACACACCTCATCGACGACGACTTGCCGCCGAGCGACCTCAGCACGGCCGAATATCTCGGCCGAAGACTGGCCAAAATGGCAAGCCGCAACTGCTAG
- a CDS encoding DUF983 domain-containing protein: MVTMSTAPKIWTRETGLVEKRDVWTAMKRGFRSRCPRCGQGKLFRAFLKTADNCSACGLDFTPHRADDLPAYLVIVIVGHVTVPAILWIETNYTTPVWLTFVAYLPFTFFASLGLLQPVKGAVVGLQWALRMHGFDENPPDGIPPV; this comes from the coding sequence GTGGTGACAATGAGCACGGCCCCAAAAATCTGGACGCGCGAGACTGGTCTCGTCGAGAAGCGCGACGTCTGGACCGCGATGAAGCGCGGCTTTCGCAGCCGCTGCCCGCGCTGCGGCCAGGGCAAGCTGTTCCGCGCCTTCCTGAAGACCGCGGACAATTGCAGCGCCTGCGGCCTCGACTTCACGCCGCACCGCGCCGACGACCTGCCCGCCTATCTCGTCATCGTCATCGTCGGCCACGTCACGGTGCCGGCGATTCTCTGGATCGAGACCAATTACACGACGCCGGTCTGGCTGACCTTCGTGGCCTATCTGCCCTTCACATTCTTTGCTTCGCTCGGGCTGCTCCAGCCGGTCAAGGGAGCTGTGGTCGGCTTGCAATGGGCTCTGCGCATGCACGGGTTTGACGAGAACCCGCCGGATGGTATTCCGCCGGTGTAA
- a CDS encoding winged helix-turn-helix transcriptional regulator has translation MGTSLKPAHTDLPAPPRPHPDHADCRGVASVLSRVGDKWSVFVIMNLSDGPKRFNELKRMISSISQRMLTLTLRGLERDGLVTRTIFPTIPPRVDYELTDLGRGLQQPVKALGQWAMDHLMQIEAARRQFDRRNDGD, from the coding sequence ATGGGCACATCATTGAAACCTGCACACACCGATTTGCCTGCGCCGCCGCGGCCGCATCCCGACCATGCCGACTGCCGTGGCGTGGCGTCGGTCCTCTCGCGGGTCGGCGACAAATGGAGCGTGTTCGTCATCATGAACCTGAGCGACGGGCCAAAGCGCTTCAATGAACTGAAGCGCATGATCAGCAGCATCTCGCAGCGGATGCTGACATTAACCTTGCGTGGCCTCGAGCGCGACGGCCTCGTCACGCGCACGATCTTTCCGACCATTCCGCCGCGCGTCGATTACGAGCTGACCGATCTCGGCCGAGGGCTGCAGCAGCCGGTGAAGGCGCTCGGACAGTGGGCCATGGACCATCTGATGCAGATCGAGGCTGCGCGTAGGCAGTTCGATCGGCGCAACGACGGCGACTAA
- the rnr gene encoding ribonuclease R — MKRKHDHGFPDRQAIVAFIKANHGKVGTREIAREFGLKNADRVELKRMLRELADDGIIKKKRHKVSEPDALPPTLLADITGRDSDGELIASPAEWDEVESGEPPKIIIEMPRRAKPGTAAGVGDRALLRVERNDEDEGPAYRGRIIKVIDKAKSRILGVFRSLPEGGGRLVPVDKKFADRELNIARTDTSGAQDGDLVSVDIVRTRGFGLASGRVKEKLGSVKSEKAISLIAIYAHEIPLQFSSAAEREAEAAEPANLRGREDWRDVPLVTIDPPDAKDHDDAVHAQADEDPNNKGGFIVNVAIADVSFYVQPGTALDRDALDRGNSVYFPDRVVPMLPERISNNLCSLVPGEPRGALAVRMVIGPDGRKRSHSFHRILMRSAAKLNYAQAQAAIDGRTDDTTGPLLDPILRPLYAAYACAKRARDERDPLNLDLPERKILLKSDGTVDRVVVPERLDAHKLIEEFMILANVAAAEMLEKKSLPLIYRVHDEPTLEKVHALAEFLETLDVPFTKSGALRPTLFNRVLAQLEGHDYYPLVSEVVLRAQAQAEYSSENYGHFGLNLRRYAHFTSPIRRYADLVVHRALVRALGLGEGALPDSETPESLGEVAAHISLTERRAMKAERETVDRLIAHHLADRIGASFQGRVSGVTRAGLFVKLSETGADGLIPIRSLGTEYFNYDEGRHALVGTRSGTMYQLGDVVDVRLIEAAPIAGALRFELLSSDSESSPRERRPFRAQRKSAKAHPGRSPERKRKPEKQKSGKGKKQRKNKGKSKKGSAW; from the coding sequence GTGAAACGCAAGCATGACCATGGCTTTCCCGACAGGCAAGCCATCGTCGCCTTCATCAAGGCAAATCACGGAAAGGTCGGAACCCGCGAAATTGCGCGCGAGTTCGGCCTGAAGAACGCCGATCGCGTCGAGCTCAAGCGCATGCTGCGCGAGCTCGCCGACGACGGGATCATCAAGAAAAAACGCCACAAGGTGTCCGAGCCGGACGCGCTGCCGCCGACGCTGCTCGCCGACATCACGGGGCGCGACTCCGACGGCGAATTGATCGCCTCCCCCGCCGAATGGGACGAGGTCGAGAGCGGCGAGCCGCCCAAAATCATCATCGAGATGCCGCGCCGGGCCAAGCCCGGCACCGCCGCCGGTGTCGGCGACCGCGCGCTGCTGCGCGTCGAACGCAACGACGAGGACGAAGGCCCGGCCTATCGCGGCCGCATCATCAAGGTCATCGACAAGGCCAAGAGCCGCATCCTCGGCGTGTTCCGCAGCCTTCCCGAAGGCGGCGGACGGCTCGTCCCCGTCGACAAGAAGTTCGCCGACCGCGAGCTGAATATCGCCAGGACAGATACATCAGGCGCGCAGGACGGCGATCTCGTCAGCGTCGATATCGTCCGCACCCGCGGCTTTGGCCTCGCCTCCGGCCGGGTCAAGGAGAAGCTCGGCTCGGTCAAGTCGGAGAAGGCGATCAGCCTGATCGCGATCTACGCCCACGAGATCCCGCTGCAATTCTCCTCCGCCGCCGAGCGCGAGGCGGAAGCCGCCGAGCCCGCCAACCTTAGGGGACGCGAGGACTGGCGCGACGTCCCGCTCGTCACCATCGATCCGCCCGACGCCAAGGATCACGACGACGCGGTGCATGCGCAAGCCGACGAGGATCCCAACAACAAGGGCGGCTTCATCGTCAACGTCGCGATTGCCGATGTCAGCTTCTACGTCCAGCCGGGCACCGCGCTCGACCGCGACGCGCTCGACCGCGGCAACTCGGTCTATTTCCCCGATCGCGTCGTGCCGATGCTGCCCGAGCGCATCTCCAACAATCTCTGCTCGTTGGTGCCGGGCGAGCCGCGCGGCGCGCTCGCGGTGCGGATGGTGATCGGCCCCGATGGCCGCAAGCGCTCGCACAGTTTTCATCGCATCCTGATGCGCTCGGCGGCGAAGCTGAACTATGCACAGGCGCAGGCCGCGATCGACGGCCGCACCGATGACACCACCGGCCCTCTGCTCGATCCGATCCTGAGGCCGCTCTACGCCGCTTACGCCTGTGCCAAGCGCGCGCGCGACGAGCGCGATCCGCTCAATCTCGATCTGCCCGAGCGCAAGATCCTGCTCAAGAGCGACGGCACGGTCGACCGCGTCGTCGTGCCCGAGCGTCTCGATGCGCACAAGCTGATCGAGGAGTTCATGATCCTCGCCAACGTCGCAGCGGCCGAGATGCTGGAGAAGAAATCGCTCCCGCTGATCTACCGCGTCCATGACGAGCCGACGCTGGAGAAGGTGCACGCGCTCGCGGAGTTCCTGGAGACACTCGACGTCCCCTTCACCAAATCAGGCGCGTTGCGCCCCACCCTGTTCAACCGCGTGCTGGCCCAGCTCGAAGGCCACGACTATTACCCGCTGGTGAGCGAGGTGGTGCTGCGCGCCCAGGCGCAGGCGGAATATTCCTCGGAGAATTACGGTCATTTCGGCCTGAATTTGCGCCGCTACGCGCATTTCACCTCGCCGATCCGCCGCTACGCCGACCTCGTCGTGCACCGCGCCCTGGTCCGCGCGCTCGGCCTTGGCGAAGGCGCCCTGCCCGACAGCGAGACGCCGGAGAGCCTCGGCGAGGTCGCCGCGCATATTTCGCTGACCGAGCGCCGCGCGATGAAGGCGGAGCGCGAGACCGTGGATCGCCTGATCGCGCATCACCTCGCCGACCGCATCGGCGCCAGCTTCCAGGGCCGAGTCTCCGGCGTCACCCGCGCCGGCCTGTTCGTGAAGCTCTCCGAGACCGGCGCCGATGGCCTGATCCCGATCCGATCCCTCGGCACGGAATATTTCAACTATGACGAGGGCCGTCACGCGCTGGTCGGCACGCGCAGCGGCACCATGTACCAGCTCGGTGACGTCGTCGATGTCCGCCTGATCGAAGCGGCCCCCATCGCAGGCGCGCTGCGGTTCGAGCTGCTGTCCTCGGACAGCGAGAGCAGCCCACGCGAGCGCCGGCCGTTCCGCGCCCAGCGCAAATCCGCCAAGGCGCATCCGGGACGCAGCCCGGAGAGAAAACGCAAGCCGGAGAAGCAAAAGTCCGGCAAGGGCAAGAAGCAGAGAAAGAACAAGGGTAAGAGCAAGAAGGGCAGCGCGTGGTGA
- a CDS encoding FMN-dependent NADH-azoreductase yields MKLLHIDSSVLGPHSVSRQVSAAIVDRLRQATPSLDIAYRDLTQTPLAHLSGSHLAAAQGAPAPAELGPDLAASAAVLNEFLDADIVVIGAPMYNFTIPSQLKAWIDRVLVAGKTFKYDANGPQGLAGSKRVIVAISRGGYYGPGTPAASLEHLETYLRGVFAFMGITSPEFIVADGIQVGPEHREKALAGALAAATSLRAA; encoded by the coding sequence ATGAAACTCCTCCATATCGACTCCAGTGTCCTCGGCCCCCACTCCGTCTCCAGGCAGGTTTCCGCCGCCATCGTCGACCGGCTCCGGCAGGCGACGCCTTCGCTCGACATCGCCTATCGCGACCTGACTCAGACCCCGCTCGCCCACCTCTCCGGCTCGCACCTCGCGGCCGCGCAAGGCGCGCCAGCGCCGGCGGAACTCGGACCCGACCTTGCCGCGAGCGCGGCGGTGCTGAACGAGTTCCTCGACGCCGACATCGTCGTGATCGGCGCGCCCATGTACAATTTCACCATTCCGAGCCAGCTCAAGGCCTGGATCGACCGCGTCCTCGTTGCTGGGAAGACCTTCAAATATGACGCCAACGGCCCGCAGGGCCTTGCCGGCAGCAAGCGCGTGATCGTGGCGATCTCTCGCGGCGGCTATTACGGTCCGGGCACCCCGGCCGCCTCGCTGGAGCATCTCGAAACCTATTTGCGCGGTGTGTTCGCCTTCATGGGCATCACGAGCCCCGAATTCATCGTTGCCGATGGCATCCAGGTTGGCCCCGAGCATCGCGAGAAGGCGCTCGCCGGCGCGCTTGCGGCGGCCACCAGCCTGCGCGCGGCGTAA